Proteins encoded by one window of Nitrincola iocasae:
- the speA gene encoding biosynthetic arginine decarboxylase — translation MADWNASDSLALYNVSRWGAGYFGISEQGDVTVRDTLSGAEVSFADILQMIQARGLELPVLIRFPHILHHRVASLVDSFARAIENEEYQGRFISVYPIKVNQQREVVEAIVAGQRQVLAGNTGLEAGSKPELLAVLAMSEPGKSTVICNGYKDEDYIRLALTGERLGHKVYIVLEKSSELNDVLRVAAELKVQPRIGVRARLSTVGKGNWQDSGGLKSKFGLSASEILKTIEILRSHDQVQAFQLLHFHLGSQIANIQDIQVGLREAACFYAQLRLMGMPVEVADVGGGLGIDYEGTASRSICSMNYTLDEYAKRVVQAFKEVALEHDLPQPHLISESGRAVTAHHAVLVTNVIGIERQEVHSLAEPEALDHLLLQRIWQNYQDALGRERSLSEVYHDLVTHNQDLNHAFTHGDLSLVDRASGEQMMRATALYLMQRLNPAKRHHSAILDELNEQMADKLFANFSLFQSLPDVWGINQIFPILPLRDLDKYPSRRGVIRDITCDSDGRIDQYVDGEGLETTLPYPPMEVANSLLGFFLVGAYQEILGDLHNLFGDTDAANVEFNQTGSVEVSHMQRGDTVAKVLQYVNFNPEKLLESLNRQVAASDLSAADKKQTIRELRMGMDDTTYLEQPNL, via the coding sequence ATGGCCGATTGGAACGCCTCAGATAGCCTGGCTTTATATAATGTTTCCCGCTGGGGAGCCGGCTATTTTGGCATTTCCGAGCAGGGTGATGTGACGGTTCGTGACACCCTTTCCGGGGCAGAAGTAAGCTTTGCCGATATTCTGCAGATGATTCAGGCGCGCGGGTTGGAATTGCCGGTACTGATCCGGTTTCCGCATATACTGCATCACAGGGTCGCGAGCCTCGTGGATAGTTTTGCCCGCGCCATTGAAAACGAGGAGTATCAGGGACGTTTCATCAGTGTTTATCCGATCAAGGTCAATCAGCAGCGTGAGGTGGTCGAGGCCATCGTCGCTGGGCAGCGTCAGGTGCTGGCGGGAAATACCGGACTGGAAGCTGGCAGTAAACCCGAGCTTCTGGCTGTACTGGCGATGTCCGAACCGGGTAAATCTACGGTTATCTGTAACGGCTATAAAGATGAAGACTATATTCGCCTGGCCCTGACCGGTGAGCGTCTGGGGCACAAGGTGTATATCGTGCTGGAGAAATCCAGTGAGCTGAATGACGTGTTGCGGGTTGCGGCCGAGTTGAAGGTGCAGCCGCGCATCGGTGTCCGAGCACGTTTGTCCACCGTCGGTAAGGGCAACTGGCAGGACAGTGGTGGGTTGAAATCCAAGTTCGGGCTTTCCGCCAGTGAAATTCTGAAAACCATCGAGATACTCCGCAGTCATGACCAGGTTCAGGCCTTCCAGTTGCTGCATTTTCATCTGGGTAGTCAGATAGCCAATATTCAGGATATTCAGGTGGGGTTGCGGGAGGCCGCTTGTTTCTATGCCCAGTTACGCCTAATGGGTATGCCGGTCGAAGTGGCTGATGTGGGTGGTGGACTGGGAATCGACTATGAAGGTACGGCGTCGCGCAGTATCTGTTCGATGAACTACACCCTGGACGAGTATGCCAAGCGCGTGGTGCAGGCGTTTAAAGAGGTCGCGCTGGAGCATGATCTGCCACAGCCGCACCTGATCAGTGAGTCGGGAAGGGCGGTGACAGCCCATCATGCCGTGCTGGTAACCAACGTGATAGGTATAGAGCGTCAGGAAGTGCACAGTCTGGCAGAGCCTGAAGCGTTGGATCATCTGCTGCTGCAGCGCATCTGGCAAAACTATCAGGACGCCTTGGGGCGTGAACGCAGCCTCAGCGAGGTCTATCATGACCTGGTGACTCATAATCAGGATTTGAACCATGCCTTTACTCACGGTGATCTGAGTCTGGTTGATCGGGCGTCGGGTGAACAGATGATGCGTGCTACGGCACTTTATCTGATGCAGCGCCTGAATCCGGCCAAGCGCCACCACAGTGCGATTCTGGATGAGCTCAACGAGCAGATGGCGGATAAACTCTTTGCCAATTTCTCTTTGTTTCAGTCGCTGCCGGATGTCTGGGGAATCAACCAGATTTTCCCCATACTGCCACTGCGTGACCTGGATAAATACCCCTCGCGGCGCGGTGTGATTCGTGACATTACCTGTGATTCCGATGGCCGTATTGATCAGTATGTCGATGGTGAAGGGCTGGAAACCACACTGCCTTACCCACCCATGGAAGTGGCCAACTCGCTGCTGGGGTTCTTTTTGGTCGGCGCCTATCAGGAAATTCTCGGAGACCTGCATAATCTGTTTGGCGATACAGATGCTGCCAATGTTGAGTTTAATCAAACCGGTAGCGTTGAGGTGAGCCACATGCAGCGCGGCGATACCGTTGCCAAGGTGCTGCAGTATGTGAACTTCAATCCGGAAAAGTTGCTGGAATCGTTAAACCGTCAGGTGGCGGCTTCAGACCTGAGTGCAGCGGACAAAAAGCAAACTATCCGTGAGCTGCGCATGGGTATGGATGATACCACCTATCTTGAACAACCCAATCTGTAG
- a CDS encoding FkbM family methyltransferase, whose translation MSDSLYLDTPAQQRQIRSSQFHKKTVAPPAGYIRSDYGILLRQNRLDATFHFCTKGSYDRLLADYLQHQYQSFVFVDIGANQGLYSILAGLNANCQKAIAFEPVARTFALLKSNIAINGIGDFVQPIQAAVSLTSGEAKITKKLGHSGAASLRQLPGWFQPARWFGITETISMLGPEALQALVPTEADLIIKVDVEGHERTVFDALITSNILDKAKAVFYEVNPRWSEGKALEALLRQQGFSDFTRTSSKPSHDVLATR comes from the coding sequence ATGTCTGACTCACTATACCTGGATACCCCCGCTCAACAACGGCAGATCCGCAGTTCCCAATTTCATAAAAAAACTGTCGCACCACCTGCAGGCTATATACGCTCAGACTATGGTATTTTGTTGCGCCAGAATCGGCTTGATGCCACGTTCCACTTCTGCACAAAAGGTTCCTATGACCGCCTTCTGGCAGACTATTTACAGCACCAATACCAATCTTTTGTATTTGTTGATATTGGCGCCAATCAAGGGCTTTATTCTATTCTTGCAGGGCTCAATGCAAACTGCCAGAAGGCGATTGCTTTTGAGCCTGTGGCGCGCACATTTGCGTTATTAAAGTCCAACATCGCCATTAATGGTATTGGGGATTTTGTCCAGCCCATCCAGGCCGCAGTCTCCCTGACTAGCGGAGAGGCGAAGATCACCAAAAAACTGGGGCATAGTGGTGCCGCATCCTTGCGCCAGCTACCTGGATGGTTTCAGCCAGCGCGCTGGTTTGGCATAACCGAAACCATCTCAATGCTCGGACCTGAAGCACTGCAAGCGTTGGTCCCCACAGAAGCCGACCTGATCATCAAAGTGGATGTGGAAGGTCATGAAAGAACGGTTTTTGATGCCTTAATTACCAGTAACATCCTCGACAAAGCAAAAGCGGTATTTTATGAGGTGAACCCTCGATGGAGCGAGGGAAAAGCCCTTGAAGCTTTACTGCGGCAGCAGGGCTTCAGTGATTTTACCCGTACATCCAGCAAACCCAGTCATGATGTACTGGCAACGCGCTGA
- a CDS encoding sensor domain-containing diguanylate cyclase, protein MISKKSIKNVTSQTQSSGPEASCAQMLLESSAELLPTPDGVALAIMEAWENENTTVQQIARLVQMDPSLTGRILKLANSAATGRRPVASVPEAIVRVGIQTVGQLAVAFSLIGNESVINCPAFNHQKYWTRCLLMAVLSRGLAKATQVAPPDDIFACGLLARIGVLGLASVYPEAYSNILSTPRPDLIVQEKETFGIDHNELSEAMMVDFCVPRALAEPARYHENPTQSGFEQESRPHKIMTLLHLAYHLSEVAIRDDGNLTVKASTIKVICAQLKLQEGRIDIIFNQALDDWREWSEIFNLSTDEAQNYTDLDFDVADSFLSPNEPVTSSVETLSAAIVADAEIFDLLSGKLTQLGFPALHCEKATAAMQLAMNRQANVFFVSQKNTQFIDMLRGAKEFDASYVFFMLAKTDAELEAKAYLAGADDVITNDIRVTHLKARLKPAMRMLKRYERWRNDRTELRRIAKELSLSHRQQQLLALTDQLTELPNRRAAMEALDQAWSGSIRSQTPCSLLILDIDHFKNINDNYGHDVGDEVLRAVAIILKTNIRREDTIARIGGEEFLLISPHLPTRDALVAAERLRKQLENAKIDAGGETICITMSIGMAMREDTMRHGEDLMISADKALYAAKNAGRNRIALNSAGQIRMLKNDK, encoded by the coding sequence ATGATAAGTAAGAAATCTATTAAAAATGTAACCTCTCAGACTCAATCGAGCGGGCCGGAAGCCTCCTGTGCTCAGATGCTGCTGGAGTCATCCGCCGAATTGCTGCCAACGCCCGACGGTGTCGCGCTGGCCATTATGGAAGCATGGGAAAACGAAAACACGACAGTGCAACAAATAGCCAGGTTGGTCCAAATGGACCCTTCGCTAACTGGCCGTATACTTAAGCTAGCAAACTCCGCGGCCACTGGCCGTCGTCCAGTGGCGTCAGTGCCGGAAGCGATCGTTCGCGTTGGTATACAGACGGTAGGCCAGCTTGCGGTAGCATTTTCATTAATCGGCAATGAAAGCGTAATTAACTGTCCTGCGTTCAATCACCAGAAATACTGGACTCGATGCCTGCTTATGGCCGTACTCTCACGAGGCCTTGCCAAAGCGACTCAGGTAGCTCCACCGGATGATATATTTGCCTGCGGACTGCTTGCTCGAATTGGTGTACTGGGATTGGCATCAGTCTACCCTGAAGCTTACTCCAATATTCTATCTACCCCCAGGCCCGATCTTATCGTCCAGGAAAAAGAGACCTTTGGAATCGACCACAACGAGCTGTCCGAGGCAATGATGGTAGATTTCTGTGTACCGCGTGCACTGGCTGAACCCGCCCGATACCACGAAAATCCAACCCAATCAGGGTTTGAACAGGAGTCACGGCCTCATAAAATAATGACGCTACTTCATTTGGCTTATCATCTTTCCGAAGTGGCTATTCGTGATGATGGAAACCTTACTGTAAAGGCCTCTACAATCAAGGTGATATGCGCTCAATTGAAGCTGCAGGAAGGCCGGATTGATATCATTTTTAATCAAGCACTGGATGATTGGCGTGAATGGTCTGAGATATTTAACTTGTCGACAGATGAGGCGCAAAATTATACAGATCTGGACTTTGACGTAGCCGACTCATTCCTGTCACCGAATGAACCAGTAACCTCCAGTGTTGAAACACTGTCCGCTGCCATTGTCGCAGATGCTGAAATATTTGATTTATTGTCGGGAAAGCTGACCCAGTTAGGTTTTCCAGCCCTGCATTGCGAGAAGGCTACAGCAGCGATGCAGCTAGCAATGAATAGGCAAGCAAACGTTTTTTTCGTATCCCAGAAGAATACTCAGTTTATAGATATGCTGCGAGGTGCCAAGGAGTTTGACGCCAGCTATGTCTTTTTTATGCTAGCTAAAACTGACGCTGAACTCGAAGCCAAAGCCTACCTTGCTGGTGCTGACGATGTGATTACCAATGACATCCGGGTAACGCACCTTAAAGCCCGATTAAAGCCGGCCATGCGGATGCTTAAACGCTATGAACGCTGGCGCAATGACCGAACAGAGCTGCGCCGTATTGCCAAAGAGCTTTCCCTGTCTCATCGGCAGCAGCAGTTACTGGCTTTGACCGATCAGTTGACAGAGCTACCCAACCGTCGCGCCGCAATGGAAGCGCTAGATCAGGCCTGGAGTGGAAGTATTAGATCACAGACACCTTGTTCACTGCTGATCCTGGATATCGATCACTTCAAAAATATCAATGATAATTACGGGCATGACGTGGGTGATGAAGTGCTGCGTGCGGTGGCCATCATCCTGAAAACAAATATTCGTCGCGAAGACACTATCGCTCGTATCGGTGGTGAAGAGTTTTTATTAATCAGCCCTCATCTGCCTACACGAGATGCGCTGGTCGCAGCAGAGCGACTGCGTAAACAATTGGAAAACGCCAAGATCGATGCTGGTGGTGAGACCATCTGCATAACCATGAGTATTGGCATGGCGATGCGAGAAGACACCATGCGTCATGGCGAGGATCTTATGATCTCAGCTGATAAGGCGCTTTATGCAGCTAAAAATGCCGGGCGTAACCGCATCGCTTTGAATTCTGCTGGCCAAATTCGTATGCTCAAAAATGATAAATAG
- a CDS encoding ATP-binding protein, which translates to MRLLPSNLLGQLAVLIIVTFIIGQVINIALFADERGASIRAAQQTEVIKRAKAVANALDISPVESHDNILAAVNSDGIVFSLDASPLVMHHPSPLNLSENIRIDEITISPHDGQLVVPPPTLAWIHDRMRVAGIAPVEFRISIAVKESQWLNGAARFQTPKLQTPPVIIGATLLSLTLLMLALWLGIRRITKPLTELANAADQFNLDGVIPDMPTHGPNEVKRLTETLSNMHQRLNKMMSDRMRMLAALGHDLRSPITALRLRAELVDDDENRERIISTLDEMQEMVESTIAYARGIATDQPMEETNLVQLLKELADEVSEAGPKIEVLTDTTIIFPLRRNPLRRAFRNLFENAQRYGQGASVTVRHNDQSVEIAIEDSGPGIPEEDLLRVFDPFTRLEASRSRETGGIGLGLPIALGIIRAHHGDIMLENKEDGGLLVNVYLRTKTH; encoded by the coding sequence ATGCGCCTGCTTCCGAGTAATCTCCTTGGGCAGCTGGCCGTGCTTATCATTGTCACCTTTATTATCGGGCAAGTGATCAATATTGCTTTGTTTGCCGATGAACGCGGCGCTTCCATTCGTGCCGCTCAACAGACGGAGGTAATCAAACGCGCAAAGGCTGTTGCTAATGCCTTAGACATCTCACCCGTGGAAAGTCATGACAATATTCTTGCTGCGGTTAACTCTGACGGAATTGTATTTAGTTTAGACGCATCGCCGTTAGTGATGCATCATCCGTCACCTTTAAATCTATCTGAAAATATTCGTATCGACGAAATCACCATTTCGCCACATGACGGTCAATTAGTTGTCCCTCCCCCAACACTCGCATGGATTCACGACAGGATGCGTGTGGCTGGCATAGCTCCTGTAGAATTTAGAATCTCCATCGCTGTCAAGGAGAGCCAATGGCTGAATGGTGCAGCCCGTTTTCAAACCCCAAAATTACAAACCCCACCCGTTATTATTGGGGCAACATTGCTATCCTTGACTCTACTCATGTTGGCACTTTGGCTAGGCATAAGACGCATTACCAAACCTTTAACAGAATTAGCTAACGCAGCTGATCAGTTTAACCTTGACGGTGTCATTCCTGATATGCCAACTCATGGCCCCAATGAGGTTAAACGCTTAACTGAAACACTATCTAACATGCACCAGCGGTTGAATAAAATGATGAGCGATAGAATGCGTATGTTAGCCGCGTTAGGTCATGACTTAAGATCTCCCATCACGGCTTTAAGACTTCGAGCAGAGTTAGTTGATGATGACGAAAACCGAGAAAGGATCATTTCAACACTAGATGAAATGCAAGAGATGGTTGAATCTACAATCGCATACGCGCGAGGAATTGCTACCGACCAACCTATGGAGGAAACAAACCTAGTTCAACTTCTTAAAGAACTGGCCGATGAAGTCTCGGAAGCAGGCCCGAAAATTGAAGTGCTAACGGATACCACCATAATTTTTCCCTTAAGACGAAATCCACTGCGGCGTGCGTTTAGGAATTTATTCGAAAATGCGCAGCGTTACGGACAAGGTGCATCAGTAACCGTCAGACACAATGATCAGAGCGTAGAAATTGCAATTGAGGATTCAGGACCCGGTATTCCAGAGGAAGATCTTCTTAGAGTTTTTGACCCTTTTACACGGTTGGAGGCATCGCGTTCACGTGAGACGGGTGGTATTGGATTAGGGTTGCCAATAGCACTCGGTATTATTCGCGCTCATCATGGCGATATAATGTTAGAAAACAAAGAAGACGGTGGGCTTTTAGTAAACGTATACCTTCGGACTAAAACTCACTAA
- a CDS encoding response regulator, translated as MNEQTQPIAHILIVDDHREIRDAISRYLEKNGLDVTAVKDTVEMDLFLQHHQCDLIILDVMMPGEDGLSAARRLSSSNSPPILMLSALDEDTDKIVGLEVGADDYLIKPFNPRELLARIKAILRRAERQDAQTNTSIGSTLFFSGWTLNKDTRELSHEDGRENTLTTAEFNLLSAFLERPRFVLSRDQLLTITSGRAAEVFDRTIDNQVSRLRRKIEIDPSHPQIIVTVRAGGYSFVSHVREIH; from the coding sequence ATGAATGAACAGACCCAACCCATAGCACATATTCTTATCGTTGATGACCATCGAGAAATAAGGGATGCCATCTCACGGTACCTTGAGAAAAACGGCTTAGATGTAACAGCCGTCAAGGACACCGTGGAAATGGATCTATTTTTACAGCACCATCAATGTGATCTGATCATATTGGATGTCATGATGCCCGGTGAAGATGGGCTTTCTGCCGCTCGCCGATTATCATCGTCAAATAGCCCTCCAATTTTGATGCTCAGTGCGCTTGATGAGGATACTGATAAAATTGTGGGGTTAGAGGTCGGGGCTGACGATTATCTCATCAAACCCTTTAATCCACGTGAGTTATTGGCAAGGATTAAAGCCATTCTGAGACGAGCTGAGCGACAGGATGCACAAACAAATACTAGCATTGGCTCAACACTGTTCTTTTCAGGCTGGACCTTGAACAAGGATACCCGTGAATTGAGTCATGAAGACGGTCGAGAAAACACATTGACTACCGCCGAATTCAACCTGTTGTCTGCCTTTTTAGAAAGACCACGTTTTGTTCTGTCCCGTGATCAACTACTGACTATTACCAGTGGACGCGCTGCAGAAGTCTTTGATCGCACCATCGATAATCAGGTAAGTAGGCTACGTCGCAAAATTGAGATAGACCCTTCTCACCCTCAAATCATCGTTACAGTCAGAGCCGGCGGTTATAGTTTTGTTTCACACGTTAGAGAGATCCATTAA
- a CDS encoding EF-hand domain-containing protein — protein sequence MKRSTVLSISAATILVMSALTLPVIASGWGPQHMAKMMHGSDDSCLQDNQGHFMRMNRGNHGPMGMRAMNQLSDNPIYQSFDADENGEVSAAELEAGLVSLHDKFDADNSNSLSADEFSALFSEMTAHISERPFAMLDADGDGLISMDEMTFPAQMKTRMQRWHESDK from the coding sequence ATGAAACGTTCAACAGTATTGAGTATTAGTGCAGCGACAATCCTTGTGATGAGTGCATTAACGTTACCAGTCATTGCTTCTGGCTGGGGTCCCCAACATATGGCAAAGATGATGCATGGGTCTGATGATAGTTGTTTGCAGGATAATCAAGGTCATTTTATGCGTATGAATCGTGGCAATCATGGCCCGATGGGTATGAGAGCCATGAATCAGCTATCGGATAACCCTATCTATCAATCCTTTGATGCCGACGAAAATGGTGAGGTGTCAGCAGCTGAGCTGGAAGCAGGCTTGGTTTCACTGCATGATAAATTTGACGCCGATAATAGCAATAGCTTATCCGCAGATGAATTTAGTGCGTTGTTTTCAGAGATGACAGCACATATCTCTGAACGACCTTTTGCAATGTTAGATGCTGACGGTGATGGTCTGATTAGTATGGACGAAATGACCTTTCCGGCACAAATGAAAACTCGTATGCAAAGATGGCATGAGTCTGATAAATAA
- a CDS encoding cytochrome b yields MTSIKQRPEGYSRVQITLHWIIALLIAGQYLFKNSIATAWDTIRAGNNFAFDPLVMAHVAGGSLILLLVIWRVIVRVKRGVPATPENEPAILKAISHIVHWAFYVMLIMMSFSGLAAWFGDVVFAAQVHNILKVVLLALIAMHVLAVPFHHVVLKNPIMKRMVKSHH; encoded by the coding sequence ATGACTTCCATAAAGCAGCGTCCAGAGGGTTACTCTAGAGTGCAAATAACACTTCATTGGATTATTGCATTACTGATTGCTGGACAATACCTGTTCAAAAATTCCATTGCGACTGCATGGGATACCATTCGTGCAGGTAATAACTTTGCCTTTGATCCCCTTGTGATGGCTCATGTCGCCGGAGGGAGCTTAATTCTGCTTCTGGTTATCTGGAGAGTGATTGTGCGGGTGAAACGTGGCGTACCTGCTACACCTGAGAATGAACCTGCCATATTAAAAGCCATCAGTCATATTGTTCACTGGGCTTTCTATGTCATGCTTATCATGATGTCGTTTTCAGGCTTAGCAGCTTGGTTTGGTGATGTAGTGTTTGCGGCGCAGGTTCACAATATTCTCAAGGTTGTTCTATTAGCATTGATTGCAATGCATGTTCTGGCGGTTCCTTTTCATCATGTTGTGTTGAAAAATCCAATTATGAAACGAATGGTCAAGTCACATCATTAA
- a CDS encoding MFS transporter, producing MFTVLANHSYRQLFLAQIVALLGTGLATVALSLLAYDLADSHAGMVIGTALTIKMLAYVFIAPLASALFRALSRKKLLVTLDLIRASVAVFLPFVSEAWHVYVLIFILQSASACFTPMFQATIPDILKNEEQYTQALSLSRLAYDLENLISPALAALMLTLMAWQGLFTGTVIGFFASALLILSVTFPTMKAANKNRSGIYQKTTRGIRFYLATPRLRGLLAMNVAVTCAGAMVIVNSVVIVQSTFGLSAQDTALAFTFFGGGSMCAALTMPRLLKRMQDRTLMLGATLLLILCLFSASRISHIIELWTIWFLLGAGYAWIQTPSGRLLTRSSHEEDRPDLFAAQFSLSHACWLFAYPLAGWLGVKLGISLTFIVFGMVALLAYLLALKLWPAEDPEVVEHYHANLPEHHPHIAHSKRLHSHPFVIDDLHEKWPR from the coding sequence ATGTTTACTGTTTTAGCTAATCACTCTTATCGACAATTATTTTTAGCCCAAATTGTCGCCTTACTAGGCACGGGCTTGGCAACGGTTGCGCTAAGTTTGCTTGCCTATGATTTGGCTGATAGCCATGCGGGAATGGTCATTGGAACAGCACTGACGATCAAAATGCTCGCCTATGTTTTTATTGCTCCCTTGGCTTCAGCTCTGTTTCGTGCGCTATCCAGAAAAAAGCTACTCGTTACACTGGATCTCATTAGGGCAAGTGTGGCCGTTTTCCTGCCATTTGTCTCAGAGGCTTGGCATGTTTACGTCCTAATATTTATTTTACAGTCAGCGTCTGCCTGCTTCACTCCAATGTTTCAAGCCACCATTCCTGATATTTTGAAAAATGAAGAGCAATATACTCAAGCCCTTTCCCTTTCAAGACTTGCCTATGATCTGGAGAATCTGATCAGTCCAGCTTTAGCCGCACTTATGCTGACCTTAATGGCGTGGCAGGGGCTTTTTACTGGCACGGTGATAGGATTTTTCGCCTCAGCATTGCTAATACTGAGTGTCACCTTTCCCACCATGAAGGCGGCAAATAAAAATCGTTCAGGAATTTATCAAAAAACAACCCGAGGAATACGCTTTTATTTAGCCACTCCACGATTACGAGGCTTGTTAGCCATGAATGTTGCCGTGACCTGTGCTGGTGCCATGGTGATCGTCAACAGCGTGGTGATTGTACAATCAACGTTCGGGCTTTCCGCTCAAGATACCGCGCTCGCGTTTACCTTTTTTGGAGGAGGGTCGATGTGTGCAGCATTGACCATGCCTCGTTTGCTAAAGCGTATGCAGGATCGCACTCTGATGCTGGGGGCAACGCTATTGTTAATACTCTGTCTGTTTAGCGCATCACGTATCAGCCATATCATTGAACTCTGGACGATTTGGTTTTTACTTGGTGCAGGCTATGCATGGATACAGACCCCTTCGGGGCGCTTGTTGACACGTTCGTCCCATGAAGAGGATCGGCCTGATCTATTTGCAGCACAATTTTCGTTGTCTCATGCCTGCTGGCTGTTTGCTTATCCACTCGCAGGCTGGTTAGGGGTTAAACTGGGCATTAGTCTTACCTTTATTGTATTTGGCATGGTGGCATTATTGGCCTACTTATTAGCGCTCAAACTCTGGCCCGCTGAAGATCCAGAGGTTGTTGAGCATTACCACGCTAACCTTCCAGAACATCATCCCCATATTGCTCATTCCAAGCGCTTACATTCTCATCCGTTCGTGATTGACGATTTGCATGAAAAATGGCCTCGGTAA
- a CDS encoding HupE/UreJ family protein — protein sequence MSNRVKRRLFLFVSVIGLLLMGISQEVFAHAVAQGDKGYIQEISGVHLVSFIYLGAKHMVTGYDHILFLLGVIFFLYRMQHIAIYVSVFAFGHSTTMLLGVYFNIGINSYIIDAIIGLSVVYKALDNLGAYQRWFGWQPNTLMATLIFGFCHGFGLSSKIIEYDISPDGLLPNLLAFNVGVEIGQLLALSAILIVMGFWRRTGSFLRHAYTANVVMMCAGFVLIGYQLTGFFVA from the coding sequence ATGTCGAACAGGGTGAAAAGACGCCTGTTTTTGTTCGTGTCTGTTATTGGCTTGTTATTAATGGGGATAAGCCAAGAGGTCTTTGCGCATGCAGTCGCGCAAGGTGATAAGGGATATATTCAAGAGATAAGCGGTGTTCACTTGGTATCGTTTATCTATCTTGGCGCCAAACATATGGTCACGGGATATGACCATATATTGTTCCTTCTAGGGGTCATATTTTTCCTGTATCGCATGCAGCATATTGCCATCTATGTCAGTGTGTTTGCATTTGGTCATTCGACAACCATGCTACTTGGCGTTTATTTCAATATTGGCATCAATAGTTACATTATCGATGCCATCATCGGACTTTCGGTAGTCTATAAGGCTCTGGATAATTTAGGAGCCTATCAACGCTGGTTTGGTTGGCAGCCAAATACCCTCATGGCGACACTGATTTTTGGTTTTTGTCATGGCTTTGGCTTGTCGAGCAAGATCATTGAATACGATATCTCTCCAGATGGACTATTACCGAATCTACTGGCATTCAATGTCGGTGTTGAGATAGGCCAACTTTTAGCATTAAGCGCTATTCTGATCGTGATGGGTTTTTGGCGACGGACGGGCAGTTTTCTGCGTCATGCCTACACTGCTAACGTTGTCATGATGTGTGCAGGCTTTGTTCTGATTGGCTATCAGCTCACGGGCTTTTTTGTTGCCTAA
- a CDS encoding transmembrane anchor protein: MYNTDIPSRAELPTTQQLIRSTFIALITALVILVTVILPSEYAVDPTGVGRWLGLTEMGEIKQQLAAEAEADALYLAQENTGKTTSFDVADAHAELNVVEEVAVEEIVAEPIVTPSVMEYSAENVQSEVIFEEEALVWRDTVEIILTPGQGTEIKLVMAEGSTARFSWEGVEGPLNYDTHGDGGGRSISYEKGRGVQQDEGELTAAFTGNHGWFFRNRTSENVTLILRTAGDYEEVKRVL; the protein is encoded by the coding sequence ATGTATAACACCGATATTCCATCACGTGCAGAGCTGCCAACCACTCAGCAGCTAATCCGTTCTACCTTCATTGCTCTGATTACCGCATTAGTTATTCTAGTTACGGTGATATTGCCCTCTGAATATGCGGTTGATCCAACAGGCGTAGGTCGCTGGCTTGGTTTGACAGAAATGGGGGAAATTAAACAGCAACTAGCTGCCGAAGCTGAAGCCGATGCTCTTTATCTTGCACAAGAAAACACTGGCAAAACCACGAGTTTTGACGTTGCTGATGCTCATGCCGAGTTAAATGTAGTTGAAGAGGTAGCAGTTGAAGAGATAGTTGCTGAACCTATAGTAACGCCCTCAGTAATGGAATATTCCGCAGAAAACGTTCAGTCAGAAGTGATCTTTGAAGAAGAAGCATTGGTCTGGCGTGATACGGTTGAAATTATCCTGACACCGGGACAAGGCACCGAGATCAAATTAGTGATGGCTGAAGGAAGTACAGCTCGTTTCTCATGGGAAGGCGTTGAAGGGCCGCTTAACTATGACACTCATGGTGATGGCGGTGGTCGTTCCATCAGCTACGAAAAAGGTCGAGGTGTTCAACAGGATGAAGGTGAATTGACTGCGGCATTTACTGGAAATCACGGCTGGTTCTTCCGTAATCGCACATCGGAAAATGTTACACTGATTCTGAGAACAGCAGGTGATTACGAGGAAGTAAAGAGAGTTCTATAA